GGTGAGCGGCCTGCTGTTCGGCGTCGGCCTCGCCCTCTCGGGCATGATGAACCCCGAGCGGGTCCTGGGCTTCCTCGACGTCGCGGGCGCCTGGGATCCGAGCCTCGCCTTCGTGCTGGCCGGGGCCGTCGGGGTCTCGGCGCTGGGCTACGCGATCAAGGCGCGGATGGCGCAGCCCGCCCTGGCGCCGCGCTTCGAGGTGCCGACGAACCGGAGCGTGGATGCCCGGCTGCTCGCGGGAGCCGCGCTGTTCGGCCTCGGCTGGGGGCTCGCCGGCTTCTGTCCCGGCCCGGCCCTGGCCGGCCTGACCCTCGGCCTGCCGGAGGTCGGGCTGTTCGTGGCGGCGATGCTCGCCGGAATGCTGCTCCACCGCGTCACCGCGGCGCGCCGGTCGCGGCCGGTCGGCGCGGCCCGCTGAGAAGCCGTGCGGCTGCCGCTGCTCAGGGCGCAGAATCCGGCTTCCGGTGGAAACCGAGGGGCGCGGTGTTGGAGCGCTGCGGCTGCGCCCGCTGCACCCAGCGGGCGGCGACCATCGCGCCGAGATCGTGGCCGACTGCCGCCGCGGAACGGCGTCCCAGGGCGTACACGATCCGCACGGCGTCGAGCGCGTAGGTGTGCGTGCGGAACGCCGCGGCATCGCCGTCGTCGCGGCCGTCCCTGCCCGTCGTGCTCCCGTACCCGCGCTGGTGCTGGTCCGGCGCGACCACGTGGAAGCCCGCCCGGGCCGGCATCACCCTGCGCCAGCTCCAGGCGCCGGGCTCCTGCGGGCTCGATCACCGGACCCGCGGCACGAGGGGGCCTCGGCGCGGCCGCGCGACCGCCGCGGCGCCGCGCGCGGCGTCAGGTGGCGGTCCGCAGGGTGATCCGCGTCAGCTCCGACGGACGCCCCAGCCGGAGGGCGAAGCCGGGCCAGAGCCCGGTGCCGTTGCTGACGTAGAGCCGCATCGCCCCGACCCGGTACGCGCCCGAGACGAACCCGGCATTGCCGCGCGCCACAAGACGGTCCAGGCCGCGGATCATGCCGCCGTGGGTGTGGCCGGAGAGCTGGAGCGCCACGCCGCGCGCCGCGGCTCGGGCGGCGTTCGCCGGCTGGTGGTCCAGCAGGACGATCGGCGCGCCCGACGGTGCGCCCGCCAGGGCCGCGTCGAGGTCGGGGCCCGGATGCCCCGTGGCGGGCGCGGAGCGGTCGGTGACGCCGGCCAGCACCAGCGCGGCGCCCCCGCACGTCAGGATCGTGTGGGCGTTGGCGAGGACGCGGATCCCCAATCCCGCGAGGTGGCGCATCCAGGCGTCGTGGTCGAAGAAGTACTCGTGGTTGCCGGGCACGGCCCAGACACCGTCGCGCGCGCGCAGGGCCTGCAACGGCGCGACGTCGTTTCGCCGGGCCTCCAGCGAACCGTCGATGAAGTCGCCGGTCACGACGATCAGGTCGGCGCGGAGGTCGTTGGCGCGCGCGACGACGGCCCGCGCCCAGGCGGCCGGGAACAGGCGGCTGATATGCAGGTCGGTCAGGTGCAGGATCGTGTAGCCGTCGAGGCCGGGGGGCAGGTCCGCGATCGCGACGGGCACGTCCTTCAACGGCGGCACGCGCGCGGCCTGCCACACGGCGGCGGCCGAGAGGCAGGCGGCCGACGCGGCCAGCGCGGCGCGCCCAGCGGTCGCGATCGCCCAGCCGCCTCCGGGCAGCGCCAGGGAGATCAGGGCGACGAGGTCGAGGGCGAGCTGCATCACCGCCGCCAGCGCGATCGCGCCGAACGCCCAGTTGAACAGGATCACGACCGGGCGCGGGAATTCCGGCGCGAAGACCGACCCGGAGGAGAGGCGGCTCCACAGGTGGTACTGGGAGGCGATCAGGAGGAGCGCGGCGAGGCCGAGCCTGAGCGCGAGCGGCGCCGGCAGGGGCCACACCACCCGCGCGATGACGTAGGCCGCGGGCAGGCTGGGGATGAGGCGGATCATGGGCGGCTACATGGACCGGGCGACGACCGAAAGGCAAAGCTTGCGCCCGGTTCGCCCCGTTCGCTCAGTGCGCGGCGACCGGTCGGGCCGCCGTCGCCGGCTCCGAAGGCGCCCTCCGCCGACCCGTCAGCCGCCCCGGGACCGCTCCCCGCCTGCGCCCGGAGACCGCCGGCGTCAGCGCGCGCTCGGATCGAACCAGGCGCGCAGCGGATCCAGGGTGGTCTCGTGCGCCAGCGGGGGCGCCGCGCCGTCCGGGGCCGCCATGCCCACGCGGTCGTGCCAGTACGTCGCCAGCCCCACCTGCGCCGTGCCCACGAGGTCGAAGGCCGAGCCGGCGACGAACAGGCAGCGCGCCGGCTCGACCCCGAGGGCCTGCAGTCCCAGCCGGTAGGGACGCGGATCGGGCTTGTAGAACCCGGCCCGCTCCGCCGTGACGACCGCGTCGAGCTCGACCCCCAGGCAACCGGCGGCGATGCGCCCCAGACGTTCGGAGCAGTTGGTCACGACGCCGAGCCGCACGGAGCGCGCCGCGAGCGCCTGCAGGGTCTCCGTCACGCCGGGCCAGGGCCGGAGTTCGCCGTAGCGGTCCTCGAGGTCCGCCGCGAGGCGGCGCGGCAGGCCCACCGCCGCGGCGGCCTCGGCCACGAGATCCTCGTAGGGCCGGTACGCCCCCGTTCGGTAGGTGATCCGCAGGTACTCGGCCCGCCACCGGCGGCCGGCCTCCTCGCTGCCGGCGACCGAGTCCCACAGGGACCAGCTGTCCAGCAGGGCCGTCAGGAGATCGAACAGGACGGCATCGAATCGGTGGGATGTCATGATGGGTCCTCCTTCCGTGTCGGGCGCCGCATCGGGCGGTGTCGTCCGTCGCGCGGCCGCGGGCCGCGCCGACGCGTCCCGGAGCGCGCGTCAGTCCGCGCGGGCGGCGCTCACCCGCCGCACCGCGTCCGGGCCGGCTCCCGTCGCGTCCGGCGCCGCCGGGCGGTCGAGGGCCGCGTGATCCGGGCCGTCACGGCCGGCGTCGCCTACCAGCCATTGATGCGCGGCCAGACGGCGGCGACCCGCCCGTCGGCGTCGAGGACGTGGTAGCGGTCGTACTGGGCGCCCGTCGCGCAGGCGTGGTTCGGCAGGATGCGCACGCGGTCGCCGATGGCCAGGTCGGGCAGGGCGGCGCGGGCGCCCGGGCGCAGGGCGAGGATGCCGTGCTCCTGGTTGGCGTCGGCGACGATCAGGTCGGGGTAGGGGCGGCCGGCGCGGTCGCAGACCACGCCGTAGCCCTGATCGACCGCCTGCCGGGCCGTGCCCCGGTCCCGCGACAGCGCCATCCAGCCGGCATCGGTGATGAGCCAGCCCTTGTCGCGGCGGTGCCCGATCACGGTGGCGAGCACGCTCACCGCGATGTCGTCGACCGCGACGGAGCCGACGCCGGCCTGGAACAGGTCGCCGAACATGAACACGCCGGCCCGGACCTCGGTGATCCCGTCGAGGTCCCGGGCGTAGCGCGCGGTCGGGGTCGAGCCGACGCTCACCACCGGGCACGGCAGGCCCGCCTCGCGCAGCAGGGTGGCCGCCGTCACCGCCGCCGCGCGCTCGGCCTCCGCGGCCGCCGCGAGAGCCTCGGGATCGCTGAGGCCGTAGCTGTCGCCGGCATGGAGCAGCACGCCGCGCAGGTCCGCGCCCGCGTCGAGCGCGCGCCCGATCGCCGCCAGCAGCGCCGCATCGGACGGCTTCACGCCGGAGCGATGCCCGTCGGCGTCGACCTCGATCAGGACCGGCAGACGGTCGCCGGTCCGCGCGGCCCAGGCGGCGACCGCGCCCGCCTGCTC
This portion of the Methylobacterium sp. NMS14P genome encodes:
- a CDS encoding alpha/beta fold hydrolase, which codes for MPARAGFHVVAPDQHQRGYGSTTGRDGRDDGDAAAFRTHTYALDAVRIVYALGRRSAAAVGHDLGAMVAARWVQRAQPQRSNTAPLGFHRKPDSAP
- a CDS encoding YeeE/YedE family protein, with translation MSAPRLLVALVSGLLFGVGLALSGMMNPERVLGFLDVAGAWDPSLAFVLAGAVGVSALGYAIKARMAQPALAPRFEVPTNRSVDARLLAGAALFGLGWGLAGFCPGPALAGLTLGLPEVGLFVAAMLAGMLLHRVTAARRSRPVGAAR
- a CDS encoding metallophosphoesterase, encoding MIRLIPSLPAAYVIARVVWPLPAPLALRLGLAALLLIASQYHLWSRLSSGSVFAPEFPRPVVILFNWAFGAIALAAVMQLALDLVALISLALPGGGWAIATAGRAALAASAACLSAAAVWQAARVPPLKDVPVAIADLPPGLDGYTILHLTDLHISRLFPAAWARAVVARANDLRADLIVVTGDFIDGSLEARRNDVAPLQALRARDGVWAVPGNHEYFFDHDAWMRHLAGLGIRVLANAHTILTCGGAALVLAGVTDRSAPATGHPGPDLDAALAGAPSGAPIVLLDHQPANAARAAARGVALQLSGHTHGGMIRGLDRLVARGNAGFVSGAYRVGAMRLYVSNGTGLWPGFALRLGRPSELTRITLRTAT
- a CDS encoding HAD-IA family hydrolase, whose amino-acid sequence is MTSHRFDAVLFDLLTALLDSWSLWDSVAGSEEAGRRWRAEYLRITYRTGAYRPYEDLVAEAAAAVGLPRRLAADLEDRYGELRPWPGVTETLQALAARSVRLGVVTNCSERLGRIAAGCLGVELDAVVTAERAGFYKPDPRPYRLGLQALGVEPARCLFVAGSAFDLVGTAQVGLATYWHDRVGMAAPDGAAPPLAHETTLDPLRAWFDPSAR
- a CDS encoding alanine racemase → MPGIGTEAQVPSSEIDGASSPLQTPCLLLDEARLRANLAGMRAHLDRLGVALRPHLKTAKSIDVARLAMAGPAGPAMVSTLREAEYFAEGGVRDMIYGVGIAPQKLDRVGAIRRRWGADLAVVLDSIEQAGAVAAWAARTGDRLPVLIEVDADGHRSGVKPSDAALLAAIGRALDAGADLRGVLLHAGDSYGLSDPEALAAAAEAERAAAVTAATLLREAGLPCPVVSVGSTPTARYARDLDGITEVRAGVFMFGDLFQAGVGSVAVDDIAVSVLATVIGHRRDKGWLITDAGWMALSRDRGTARQAVDQGYGVVCDRAGRPYPDLIVADANQEHGILALRPGARAALPDLAIGDRVRILPNHACATGAQYDRYHVLDADGRVAAVWPRINGW